Below is a window of Desmonostoc muscorum LEGE 12446 DNA.
TGGCAGTCGTTCCCGCTTCGGGTTGCCGTAGGCATCGCCATCTCTCCCATAAACCTGCAAAGGCGAAGGGTTGCCCATCTTGGAGACGAAAATAAAATGGCTGCTTCTTACCGCCTTGTTGACGTTGCCATTCATAAAAGCCATCAGCTAGCACTAAACAGCGTCGATGCTTAAAAGCTGACCGAAAAGCCGGTTTTTCAGCAACAGTTTCTGCCCTAGCGTTGATTAATTTTGCCCCTATTCCTGGATCTTTTGCCCATGAGGGAATTAAGCCCCAATACAACTGCTGAAATTCCCGCTTTCTGCTTTCAGGATTTTGTAACACTGTTGCAACTTTTTGCGTAGGTGCAATGTTATATTCGGCTGCTAAATCTGGAAGTTGCTGAACATCGAAAATTTTAGCTAAAGCTTTTACTGACTGGTTTAGAGTAAATCTTCCACACATACTTTTATTCTCGACCACTGACTAAATTAAACATCTCATTTTCTAAATAAATAATGTTTTTTTTATTTTTTGGGATGATTTTATCTGGGGAGCAAGAAGTTAAATATAAAAGAAAATATCCGGTTTTTGGAAAATATTTTGGTAAGATATTGTATTTTGAACCCTTAGTTATCAACATATTACTTACTGTATTTTATCATGGAAATACTGCGTTTGTACGATTTTTTACCTTCTGGTAATGGTTACAAGATACGTCTTTTATTGACACAGCTAGGTATGCCTTTTGAGAGAGTAGAGGTTAATATCTTAAAGGGGGAGACTCGAACAGCAGAATTTTTAAGTAAAAATCCCAATGGCAAGATTCCCGTTTTGGAAATCCAACCAGGAAAATATTTGTCAGAGTCAAATGCTATATTGGTTTATCTGAGTGAAGGTACAGAATTTTTACCTTACGATCGCTTTTTGCGATCGCAGGTGCTGCAATGGTTATTTTTTGAACAGTATAGCCATCAGCCTTTTATTGCCAGATCGAGATTTTGGATTTCTATTTTAGGTAAACCTGAAGAATATAGTGAAGCTATAAAGCAAAAACGTGAACCAGGTTATGCAGCACTTAACTTGATGGAAAAACACTTAACTGATCGCACTTTTTTTGTAGGAGAGCGTTACACAATTGCTGATATTGCCTTGTTCGCCTACACTCATGTAGCTGATGAAGGCGGGTTTGATTTAACACAATTTCCTGCTATCCAAGCTTGGATAGAAAGAGTCAAAGCGCAGTCCACGTATATTAGTATTAAGGATGTACACAAAGATATAGAATATTAAAAATTCTGTTTTGCAAGCCTGTGCCTCTCGATTCCTGGTCGCATCAAGTGATACATAATATTACATGAAGTTTTCCCAGGCAGTAAACCAGTAAAGACAAAATAATCAGCACTAGATAGCCATATCAATTTCAATTAACTTTTGTCGGGAGGACAAACCAGACTTAATTCTGATATCAGATTTTGGCACACCAAATTTCTCTGCTAGAAGTTTAATTAACTCTTCATTAGCCTTACCATCAACTGGGGGCGATTTTAAATAGACGATCAGGCTACCATCAGGTTGTTCTTCGATTTTTTGCTGTTTTGAGTTAGGTTTAACCTTAACTTTTTTTTGCATAACCGATTTTTTGTAATTGTTGCAGCCAGAACCAACCTAAGATACAACCCAACAGGTAATGAGGAAAATCCCACCAAACAAAGGTAGTACCAAGTAACAATTTACCTATGAAGGTGGCGCGAATCTCGTCTAATAGTGGCGGATGCCAAAGTTGCAAGAATTCTATTATACAGGTGATGACAAAAACCCATATTGGAATTTGGATTACCGCTGCTCGACTTCTAAAAAAGCAAAATCCAAACAGACACCAAAATATTTCGTAAAGTATATCTCCTCCGTAGTCATTAAACCACTTATAGCCGGGGCTAGCGTAATACTTAAAGAAAAAACCCATCGGTACAACGATGAGCATAGAAAGAATAATATATATTGTTTGGTTTTGGTTCCGGCGTATTTTCTGAAAGGTTAGAGACTAAGCAAAATTTTAGCCTCTGTACAATCGTTTCTTAATAGTTCGTAATATTGAATATTAATTACGAACAGGACTTACGCACAAGTAACGGAAAATCAAACCGCAGAGGACGCAGAGGACACCGAGGAATGAGAGTTTCAGAGAGTTATTGCGTAAGTCCTATTACGAATTACGAATTACGAATTACGAATTATTTAATTATGGATATCTTCGACTACCAGCACCCACTACACCGATTTTGTGGCGATAGGAGAGTTCAGCACCGAACCAGCCGGAAGCGCTAGTGAGTGTACCAACAATCGCCGAGAGAACCAATCCCCAAGGTAGTATTCGGGATTCAGGGTCACCCAAGCGCAGGAGGAAGTTAACGAGTGTTAAAACCAGGATAGAAACGTTAAGTATCAAATGCACCCAACCGGCGGTACGCTTGCGGACTCGTTCGATTTTCAAAAAGTCACTCAGACCGATCGCGGCTGCGAGGAGGCCTCCAGCTAATCCGAGTCCGATTAACCATAGCGAAGCCCTGGCCCAGAAGAAATCATTAGTTAACCAGTAGCCGAAATCGCTTCCCAAAGCGGCGGCTAAAAAGGCGATGGGGAAGATCACACTCAGGGGGTGGAGGGGATGTCCGGCGATCGCAACTGTGCTGGGTACGCCACTATCACGATACTCACTATCGTTACTTTCAATAACTGGTGGAATATTTGGAAAAGGTGTTGAATTTGTTTGGGTTGTTTCTGTAGTTTCCATTATTAGTATCCTGAGTTTATGAGTGTCTATTTTTAAGCAGAGGGAATTCGTTCTACATAAGCTTGGGCTTGCAGAGTGAGTTTACCTACTTCTACTTTTAGTTGGTTAACTTGCAGGTTCATTCCCTCCAAATCAAAGTTACTCAAATTCAAAATTTCGCTGGTTTGATCTATCAAAGCTTTTGTCAAATCTGGCGATATTTCTTCACTTTCGCCATACTCAACATTTTCCAGATAAACACTTTTTCCATTAGCATTGATCCAAGGCACTGCTGAAAAGGCAACTTGCTGATTTTCGCCTGTTTCTACTAATTTTACGCTGGCGTTTAGTGCTATTTTTCCATCACCAGGTAGCCGAAAGTCTACATGTTGCGGTTCAATAGTCGTCTGTTGTCCGTTAACGTGTATTTTTTGATTTTGTAGTTGCGAGCGCACATATTCAGAGTTAAAGGCGCGATTGATATCGGCTTCGGTTAAAACAACTCGTGTACTAGCTTCAGTAGGTTTTGTGAGTTCAATTTTGCCAAAAGCCACGCTCAGAGGATTGATGGCAACACTACTCATTTGCATTTCCAATTCCTCCATCCGGAGGTCTTTCTGCATTACTAAACCTTCGCCTTCAATTGTGACTATATCTACCTCTCCCTGAACCACTTTGAGTGGATCGGTTTTGATATTTACATTTAAATTTTTTACTTCATCTAACTGGCTAGATAATCCTATTTTTGCCGCTTTATTCAGCGCCTGTTCTCCTAATCCAGGATTCTCTGGCATTATTAAATTAGCTCCTACTTGAAATATCATATCCTTGAGTCAATTTAATAAATTTGCATCAAAATTTTATCTATCTGGCGATGTAGTAAAGTTGTAAATGCTGTCTATCCAAAAGTATA
It encodes the following:
- a CDS encoding SOS response-associated peptidase, whose translation is MCGRFTLNQSVKALAKIFDVQQLPDLAAEYNIAPTQKVATVLQNPESRKREFQQLYWGLIPSWAKDPGIGAKLINARAETVAEKPAFRSAFKHRRCLVLADGFYEWQRQQGGKKQPFYFRLQDGQPFAFAGLWERWRCLRQPEAGTTANEEIISCTILTTAANELLQPIHERMPVILEPQDYDLWLDSQVQTPQTLQQLLRPYPAPAMTAYPVSTLVNNSRHNSPECIIPISGD
- a CDS encoding glutathione S-transferase family protein — translated: MEILRLYDFLPSGNGYKIRLLLTQLGMPFERVEVNILKGETRTAEFLSKNPNGKIPVLEIQPGKYLSESNAILVYLSEGTEFLPYDRFLRSQVLQWLFFEQYSHQPFIARSRFWISILGKPEEYSEAIKQKREPGYAALNLMEKHLTDRTFFVGERYTIADIALFAYTHVADEGGFDLTQFPAIQAWIERVKAQSTYISIKDVHKDIEY
- a CDS encoding DUF167 domain-containing protein, with amino-acid sequence MQKKVKVKPNSKQQKIEEQPDGSLIVYLKSPPVDGKANEELIKLLAEKFGVPKSDIRIKSGLSSRQKLIEIDMAI
- a CDS encoding ribosomal maturation YjgA family protein, with the translated sequence MLIVVPMGFFFKYYASPGYKWFNDYGGDILYEIFWCLFGFCFFRSRAAVIQIPIWVFVITCIIEFLQLWHPPLLDEIRATFIGKLLLGTTFVWWDFPHYLLGCILGWFWLQQLQKIGYAKKS
- a CDS encoding DUF2231 domain-containing protein, encoding METTETTQTNSTPFPNIPPVIESNDSEYRDSGVPSTVAIAGHPLHPLSVIFPIAFLAAALGSDFGYWLTNDFFWARASLWLIGLGLAGGLLAAAIGLSDFLKIERVRKRTAGWVHLILNVSILVLTLVNFLLRLGDPESRILPWGLVLSAIVGTLTSASGWFGAELSYRHKIGVVGAGSRRYP
- a CDS encoding LmeA family phospholipid-binding protein, with product MPENPGLGEQALNKAAKIGLSSQLDEVKNLNVNIKTDPLKVVQGEVDIVTIEGEGLVMQKDLRMEELEMQMSSVAINPLSVAFGKIELTKPTEASTRVVLTEADINRAFNSEYVRSQLQNQKIHVNGQQTTIEPQHVDFRLPGDGKIALNASVKLVETGENQQVAFSAVPWINANGKSVYLENVEYGESEEISPDLTKALIDQTSEILNLSNFDLEGMNLQVNQLKVEVGKLTLQAQAYVERIPSA